In Erigeron canadensis isolate Cc75 chromosome 1, C_canadensis_v1, whole genome shotgun sequence, a single window of DNA contains:
- the LOC122585131 gene encoding indole-3-acetic acid-induced protein ARG7-like — MSPAITNKTSNKIHNIVRVRHMLRRWRHRSSSTTSSNRIMATDVPAGHVAVCVGTNYKRFIVRATYLNHPMFQKLLTEAEEEYGFNNIGPLTIPCEESEFEQILRFVSRPESNRFVNLEDFKRCCHVGYVADRLESKPLLHGSVC; from the coding sequence atgtcACCAGCCATCACAAATAAAACAAGCAACAAAATCCACAACATTGTTAGAGTACGTCACATGCTTCGCAGATGGCGTCACAGATCATCGTCAACAACATCTTCAAATCGTATCATGGCAACAGATGTGCCAGCAGGACACGTGGCAGTATGTGTTGGAACAAATTACAAACGTTTTATTGTTAGAGCAACTTATTTAAACCATCCAATGTTTCAAAAGCTGTTAACAGAAGCTGAAGAAGAATATGGGTTTAACAACATCGGTCCTTTGACTATTCCTTGTGAAGAATCCGAGTTTGAACAGATTCTCCGGTTCGTTTCTAGACCGGAGTCGAACCGGTTTGTGAATCTTGAAGATTTTAAGAGATGTTGTCATGTGGGTTATGTTGCTGACCGACTTGAATCTAAGCCACTTCTTCATGGATCTGTTTGTtaa